One region of Drosophila teissieri strain GT53w chromosome 2L, Prin_Dtei_1.1, whole genome shotgun sequence genomic DNA includes:
- the LOC122618767 gene encoding borealin, translating into MPRTKISARRQAQRQMADREEKVRLAQIKMDAALERIDELGKRYKQEVDNQIKVLRGRTDKKLLQMKMSELLALRIKSFAEHQWPAPKPPTTRSQSISHQRGRTRTPQNAQPSRLQAQSADRAVGGDTMSFVRWPRAGEMVLSKAGSPLAVQMRPDRYADVHIPTKGGVITVKPHKINTVKREVLMQLDENTLNQVKTLNANLGLIVDMANKLGKSKP; encoded by the exons ATGCCTCGCACCAAGATTTCAGCACGTCGTCAGGCTCAGCGGCAGATGGCCGATCGCGAGGAGAAAGTGCGTCTGGCCCAGATCAAGATGGATGCGGCTCTGGAGCGGATCGATGAGCTGGGCAAGCGCTACAAGCAGGAGGTGGACAACCAAATTAAGGTGTTACGTGGCAGGACTGACAAGAAGCTGCTGCAGATGAAGATGTCGGAATTGTTGGCGCTCAGGATTAAAAGCTTCGCCGAACATCAGTGGCCAG CTCCCAAGCCGCCGACCACTCGCAGTCAGTCCATCAGCCATCAACGTGGACGGACCCGGACTCCGCAGAATGCCCAGCCATCGAGGCTGCAGGCGCAGTCGGCGGACAGGGCTGTGGGAGGCGACACCATGAGCTTTGTGCGATGGCCCCGCGCCGGAGAGATGGTGCTCTCGAAGGCGGGAAGTCCGCTGGCCGTGCAGATGCGTCCGGATCGCTATGCGGACGTGCACATACCCACCAAGGGCGGCGTGATCACCGTGAAGCCGCACAAGATCAACACCGTGAAGCGGGAGGTGCTGATGCAGCTGGACGAGAACACCCTCAACCAGGTGAAGACGCTGAATGCCAATCTCGGCCTGATCGTGGATATGGCCAACAAGCTGGGGAAATCGAAACCGTAA
- the LOC122618759 gene encoding borealin has product MPRTKIPKNSKRNREVANREEKVRLYELKMDSRLISIDSLETKFLSAVDHQVKTLLGQVQKELANLKMPEVLRLFEELDRFSDFKASDQTQLLASMSMSGSVTEGHAPSATGSRNDEGYLTEDSSIGASGGSILAAHTGSLLRSTKAMRTPGPLHSARARRARRSRSACGDLNILHSAKPPSISSNCSRNSRSKLRTPMASRTKAFSADRTPLAQKQMRSGSPTTPPMAFLRYPKPGEVALSKYGSPMVAQVMPDKFANVNIPIRNGVLSLRPKKLEADEVESNLLENLDEDTLNQIKTLHENLQMIVNRASQAQVFK; this is encoded by the exons ATGCCGCGCACCAAGATACCAAAGAACTCCAAACGCAACCGCGAGGTGGCCAATCGCGAGGAGAAGGTGCGCCTGTACGAGCTGAAAATGGATTCCCGCCTGATCAGCATCGATTCGCTGGAGACGAAGTTCCTCTCCGCCGTGGACCACCAGGTGAAGACGCTGCTGGGCCAGGTGCAGAAGGAGCTGGCCAACCTCAAGATGCCCGAGGTGCTGCGCCTCTTCGAGGAGCTGGACCGCTTCAGCGACTTCAAGGCCAGCGATCAGACGCAGCTGCTCGCCTCCATGTCCATGAGTGGCAGCGTCACCgagggccacgccccctcggCCACCGGGAGCCGCAACGACGAAG GCTACCTTACAGAGGACAGCAGCATCGGTGCCAGCGGCGGCAGCATCCTGGCCGCCCACACAGGCTCCCTGCTGCGCTCCACGAAGGCAATGCGAACTCCCGGACCACTGCATTCGGCGCGGGCCCGTCGTGCCCGCCGTAGTCGTTCCGCCTGCGGGGATCTGAACATATTGCACTCGGCCAAACCGCCGTCGATATCGAGCAACTGCAGCCGCAATTCGCGCAGCAAGTTGCGCACACCAATGGCCTCGCGTACGAAGGCCTTCAGTGCCGATCGAACTCCTCTGGCGCAGAAACAAATGCGCTCCGGATCGCCAACCACGCCGCCGATGGCGTTCCTGCGCTATCCGAAGCCCGGCGAGGTGGCCCTCTCCAAGTACGGCAGCCCCATGGTGGCTCAAGT AATGCCAGACAAGTTCGCCAATGTGAACATACCCATTCGGAACGGAGTTCTCAGCTTGCGGCCCAAAAAACTGGAGGCCGACGAGGTGGAGTCAAATCTGTTGGAGAACCTGGACGAGGACACCCTTAACCAGATCAAAACGCTGCACGAGAACTTGCAGATGATTGTTAATAGGGCCAGCCAGGCCCAGGTGTTCAAATAG